The genome window CGGTGAAGGAACTCAGGTTTCACTTCGGAAATTAAACCTCAGATGGAAAAAAATAACAACTATTTTTATCTCTCACACTCATGCTGATCATATCACTGGACTGCCTGGAATCCTTATGTTGTCTTCCCAGGTCGAAAGAACAGAACCGTTGACAATCATTGGACCTCCAAAAATCAGAGAATACGTTGAGACAAGTCGTCAAGTACTCGACATGTATGTTAATTATGAAATTATCATCAAAGAAATTGAAGAACCAGAAAAGCCTGGGATAGTGTATGAAACTGATGACCTGATCATCAGATCAGTTCCTTTGAATCATTCCAAGGTTTGTGTTGGATATGTTCTAGAAGAAAAAGACCGTCCTGGTGTATTTTTTCCTGATAAGGCAAAAGAGGCGGGCGTTCCCTGCGGTCCCCTTTGGTCACAACTACAAAATGGCCAGTCTGTACAACTCGAAGACGGAAGAACCGTTGATTCCACTCAGGTCATGGGACAAATGAGGAAGGGACGAAAATTTAGTTTTGTAACCGATACAGCCTTTGTCCCTTCCTTGCCTAAAGAAGTAGAAGGTTCAGATCTTTTCATATGTGAAGGAATGTTTGATCTTTCACTCTCGGCTTCTGCCCGAGAAAAAAAGCATCTCACATCCCATCAGGCTGCAACAATAGCAGAAAAAGCTGGGAATATAAAAAAAATGGGGCTCATCCATTACAGTCCAAGATATACAGAACGTGAGCTTAGAAATCTTTTAAAAGAAGCGCGGGAAGTTTTTCCAGACACATTTTTATGCCGTGATAGAATGAAACTAGAAATTCCCTATGAGGAATAAAAAAGGCTGTGTGACCCTTAAGGAAACACAGCCTTTATATTTTTATGAGCTATGACTCAAGAAGTCTCTAAACTTTTCCGGATCGGACCTAAAACCCACAATAGGATTTTCATCATCAGCCTTGTTCAGAGAGGAATCGGCTTCCTTAATCAGGCGTTTTCCTGTGATCAATCTTCCATTTCGGGATGATAATCCACACTTGATACCGCTGATGTCCATTTCTGTTTCAAAACGCTTAAAGAGAGATTGTATACCAAGAATTGCCTCATCCAGATCTTTATTTGGTTCAATCAATGCCAGGCTGTCATGCCCTGCTTCAAAGATAAGGTCCTGATAGCTGTAAACATCCTTGATAATGGAGCTGATTTTATCCATATCTTCCTTATCAGCAGACTGACTCCTAATCATAAGAAGTACTAGATCCTGATCAAATGATGCAGATCTTTCTAGCTCTAGCCCAAGCCTCTCTTCCATGAAAGATTCCCAACCTAAACCAGTTTCTGGATTGTATAGGGAGGGAGTAGAACTTGTAGATACAGGGGGAATCTCCTCCTGGTTGAGATCAAAATCATCGGAGGACATATCATCAAAAAGATCTTCCTCTTCAGGGAGATCAAAATCATTATCCAAGTCATCCATAGAATCACTGGATGGTAACTCCTCATGATCCATTCCCACGAGGTCTTCAGAATCAGGAATATCAGGAATAGTATCTTCAAGGTTCAGATCATCAGAATCAAATTCATCAACATCACCAAAATCCAGATCATCAAAACTATCTGCAGAATCAATACTCAAGTCATTGAGATTTTTATCATCTTCCATAGAGTCTAAACCTAAATCATCATCCAATGAAAAATCAGAAGAACTGGCGAAATCATCAGATCCTTCAGATTGAGTTTGGCTTTCGGAATCGTAATCATCAAATCCATCATTGGAATGCATAGAATCTAAGGAAGAGGGATCACTCTGTGAATCATTTTTTTCCCATTCTGGAATATCCTCATCCTCATCCTCATCCTCATCCTCATTCTTACTCTTGGAAAGACTGAAGGCCACAATAAGAATGAGAGTAATGACAAAAAGAATAATTACAGCCAATAGAGAAATTTTTAGGACGTAAAAAATGGATGTCCTTGGAAGGACTGTAAAAATAAAATCCGCATTCGTTCCAGGTTTGTCTTTGATAGACAATGGTATAGAACCAATACTGTTAGAGAAAGAAAGACCCTTGTACTCAGGGTTTTGACTTATACCATTGGCACTATTGATGATACTGACCTGACCATTCCTGCTATAGAAATATTCGATCCCGGTATCATAGGAATAAATAGTTAAAGCTGTGATATCTTCATTCTCAGAAAATATTCTTTTAATTTCATCACCAAAATCTTTATTATAAAGAGTTTCACTGGAACTTAAGGAATTCGTAACCTCCTTAACCAATGAAGGAATACGCTGGTTGTTCTTTTCTGAATTAAACTGGCGCTGATTATATAGATAGGTCGCAGACCATGCTGCTGTTGCTAATAATCCCAGAATTACTATAATTGTATGTACAGTTGTAATTGCCTTTTTCATAGTAAACATTATACGCAGAAATAATGTTTTGTGCATTATTTTTAAAGGATTTTTTATGGACATTAGGAAAATGATGCTTCCTGAGGGCTGGTATCCACATAATCCGCATCATGCTGAATTACAGATAGACAATTGGAAAAGAAATATACAGCCTTTAAATAAAAAGATTGTCTCTGGTATTGGTCCTCATGCCGGCTGGTTTTTTTCAGGGAAACAGGCCTTTCAGCTTGTCAGTTCCATTCCGAAAGAGACGCAATTACTTATCATTGCTGGTGGCCATTTAAATCGAGGATTGAAGAATAGAATTTTAAATTTTGCTAATTTTGAGACACCCTTTGGGTCTCTAAAACTTGATAAAGAGGCCTCGAATGCTTTATGTTCCGATTTTACCTCAGATTATGATTCTGATAATACAGTAGAAATCTATCTACCTCTCATAAAATATATCTTTCCCCATATTAAAATCTTACCCGTAAGGCTAACTCCCGAGACAAGTGCCGTTCAATGGGGAGTCGCCTGTCAAAACTACTGTAGAAATCACAACATATCTGCTTTTTTCTTAGGTTCTACAGACCTTTCACACTATGGAAATCGCTTTGGATACACAGAGTTTGGCGATGATCTGCAGTCTCGAAGAATTGTCAAATCCTACGATCAACAATTCCTTGATTCTCTTTGTGTGATGAATACAGATTTATCCCTGGAAATAGTTGAAAGTCATCATACAGCCTGTTCTGCTGGAGCTGCCCTGGGGGCATGCGGTTTTGCCCAGTCTGCCGGTATAGAGGGAGGAGAGATTATTGAACAGCGTTATAGCTATGACCTAATTCCAGATGATTCAAATGAATTTGTTGGCTATGGAACTGTTGCCTATTCATAAAATACCTTTCTTTTCAGAAGTTCCAAAGTCCATTTTCTGGCAAGGTTTAAGGCTTCTTCTCCTGTAGAGCAATTCTTTCTGAAATGAGCCGCTGCAGGTAAAATAGACATTAAAGTACCTTTTTGATTATGGGTGAGGGAACTTAGGAATTCTATCAATGAAGTATCAATCACAGGAAAATCATGAATTTCTCTGGCAAAGGAGTGTAAAAAATCTGAACGACTCTGAAATGGTATTCCCGCGCTCATCATGCGAAAGTCTCCGGATGTTCCCTTCTGATTCTGAATGAAATCAAGATGCACTCCGTCACCCCTGATATTTTCGATGAAAGCGTTCATGGAGTTCGCTTTATTTTCAAGACAAGTTTTGTAATGAATCATAGGTTTGGATATGTATCGAAAGCCTCCGGGAAATTTTTCCCGGTCCAAGGATTGATTATGGAGAACAAAACTTAGAAATTGACTTTCTATTCCATCCATTCTTGAACTCTGTTTTTGAAAATAAGGGAAAATATAGCTTCCCCTGGAATAGGGCTTCCCATAAGGATATGAAAAATCAGTCCCAAACAGACTAATTTGTTTTGCTCCCAGTGACTCGGCAAGACTCAAAGCTGCATGAGTAACATTTCCACCGGATGTATCGATTCTGGGAAAGCTCCTGAAATTTCTGCTCACATAATTTGAAAAGGGATGATCACTCGTAAAAAAAAAGTATTTTTTCGCTATTCGAGTTAAAAAAGGGGGAGATGCCAAATCAAGGATCAGTGGGATATCTTCGGGGTAACCCTGCATAAAATGATGATAGCTGATATGTTGGCAATCAATAGAAATGACCATATCCGGTTTTATACCATGGCTTAGTAAAACAGGAAGAGAGGTGTCTGTGGCTATGAGTGTGGATTCATTTCTATACTGTAAAAGATGGTCAATCTGTTTTTCAAGGCTTGGACCAGCGGCTGTAATTTGAACTTTTTTAACGGGATTCAGAGTCAAGGTCGTCTCTTCGGAGGCTTTCAGATTCGTTAGAGTATTGACAAACCATTTTTTACCAAAATGGGTTTGGACCGTATAATCATCTGTTATGGTAGAAATAGATTCTTTGACAACATCTGCCACTCTATGGAAAAAATCTGATGTATTGTCCACTCTAGGACGCAAACTGATACTTTGAAGATCACCTGAAAGAACTGGAATATACCTGGACAAAAGAAAAGGCTTAAAGTCCTCCGCATTCCGGGATATCCATATGGAGACTCTTTTATCAAGAAAAAGAGAGCTTAAATCCATTTCTCTTAGTATTGCTCTTATGATTTCAGGTTCTGTATCAATGATTAAAAGACTCACTAAATTCTGATTTTCAAGGAGTGGTAATAAGTGATATGCTCCTCCTAATCCATAGGCCAAAATTGTTCCTGCAGTATTTTGAGAAGATGAAAATCTCCTTCCTTCCTTAATAGGATTAAACCGGGAATGCAAGGGTTTATCACTCCCGGAATTGCTTAATACTGGAACAAGACTGCCATCCCTTGCCGTTATAAAATGGACATGTGGGGAATCATTGCTTCGGCTAATCAGATGAGCCGCTTCTGGAGAAGTCTGAGAGAGACACAGTAGATTTTTATCAAGGAAATCGTTCTTCATATGAGCTGACCGATCTTGTGAAGAAATAATTTCATCCTAGAAATGATCTCTTCAGGATTATCTGATATTGAGAACTCTGGAAACAGCTCACTACTAGTCTGATTCAAGAATTGTGTAGGGACTGAAGACTTTTCAAATTGATGAAGTTCATGATTTAAAGAACTTCTTAATTCACTGATTTTTCGAATTCTCTCTCGTAAATTGGGATAATGGATAGATCTCTTAAGAACAATTTGTTTTGTGCCTTTCATTGAAATTGAAGGTATCGTATTTTTAGTTTTAAAAGGTAAATTGACCTGTATTGGTGATAACCTTAAAAAGTTATCCGGAAATTTCTGATTTCTGAACCAGGCTGAATATGTATCCATACTCTTTGAATATCGAAAATGGTTTTCAATTTTATAAGCCATGTCATTGGCTCTATTAAAATAGGATGAGACTCCAGGGAAAAATCTATTTTCATTTTTTAGGATAATAGATTTAAAAGAATGGGGTTCTGCATGCATTTTAATATCCTTTATACAAAAATCTAATCCCGCAATATAAATAGGATGAGTACAGATTTCTTTCAAAAATGTCAAAGCAGTGGCTGCCACAGTTCCCATCTCTGCGAGGAAGGGTAACTCGTTGTTTTTAAAAAGGAGAGACTCAATATAACTTCCTTGGTTTATCCCAGCCAAATGATTTTGATTATCCCTAAAGGAAGCTGTTACAGGAGCGATACACAAAGTAGAAGGATCCAGATATTTTAAGTGTTCACGCGCATAAAACCCAGGGTCAGTCGTAAACAGTATATCTGGAATGATATCATATTCCTTCAAAATTGATAATGATGAGGGAAGAGCGACAATGAAATAGTCTTTTTGCAATTCCTGAATACGGTCGATATGATTTTCCAATGAAGGCCCCGATGCTGCCAGGATCACAGCTCTGTCAAGAGGTGATGCAATACAGGTCGAATAGTCATGTCTAAGATAATTTCGGATGCCATTACAAATCCAGAGTTTGGAAAATTGCCTTTTAGTTATTTCATTTCCTTGAAGTATTCTCAGGTGCTCTAATATTTTATAGCGAATATGCTTGCATTCATCTGGGAATAAATACTTTGATGCTGGCCATTCCAAGAAAATTATATCTCTCATATTTAGTCTGGTCAGAGTTTTATCCAGTACTGTTGTGAGGGAATCATTCATGTTGGGAGCATAGGAAAATATGTTATCCAGAACTCCTTTTTCGCTGCAGTATTGATATGTGTTTGAATGAAAGAAAACAGAAAAAATTAAGTTTTGGGGATGAATCAGACTCAATTCATTCAAAAGATAACCTAATCCCGGTTCCAGCACGATGATCAATTTGTTTTTACTATAGCTTTTATCTTGAATAAAATTATTAACAAAAAGACGCGCTTCTTTTAAAGGATCATATTTAGAATGAAGATATTTATTATTGATTCTGGCCGTAGGAGTTCCTGATTGACTCATCTCCAGATGCATTTTACAAAATTTCTCTCAACAATTCAGATCGTCCCTCGGCGTTGGAAGGATTTTTATATTCAACGAAATCAAGTTTGGGAGTTGATTTTAAATCCTGAAATATGAGGGGTAGTGAAGCAGCCAACTGATGAAGAAATAATTCTTTGTCGGAAATGCGAAGCTTATCGAGGAATAACAGTATTTGATTATTATCCAGCTCTAATATTTTCTGTTGAGATCCTGCCATTGTTCTAAAAACCGACAGAATTTCCTTTTTTATATGGATATGGGATAAACCATCATCAGTTTGAGATAAAAGATTCATGAGAGGCTGGAGATTGATCTTAATAATCGCTATATCTCGTCCTTCATAAGCAGCAAGAATCATTGCAATATCATCTTTTAATGGTTTTCTCTGGCTATGAACCGGATTTTCCAAGAGAACTTTACGACTATTAAATATTTTTGAAGAATATCTTGAACTGATTATTTGAAAGGAGTCCTCCCAATCATCGGGTACAAAACTAGCCCATTGAGTAATCATAATAACAGAATACAAATGATCATTGACAACAAAGGGTAACCAGTATATGTCTTCCAATAAACCGAATTCTCTAGAAGACATATAGTTTTTCAAAAAAAGAGGCACCTCTGTTGTACACAAGGGTGACTTATTTTGTAACAAAAGAGAGAACTCTTTGCTATCCATGACATGATTATCCAGTCTTAAACGATTTGTAGTAGTTATGTCATACCCTTTTGATAATAAACAATCATAGGAAGAGTGATCATCGTTGATTAAAAAAAGAGAAGCCTTATCTATATTGAATGACTCAGTTAAATATCGAAAAAGAATAGCCGCAAAATCAACACTAGAACCAATAGATTCAACTTTGTTAAAAAATTGTGACCATACACTTTCTTCTTCTATTTGAGAGTTTGCTGCTCTATTCAGTAGTCCCATTAGCTAGTGATTCCAAGTTCCTCAAAAATCTTTTTATAGACTTCAAAATGTTCACTACGAGCAAATTCCTGAATTTTCTCCTCCGGGAGAGACTCGAGTAGCTGATCCATATAAGTTAATATTTCCCTTATTTCTTCCCGTAATTCAGGAGGAAGTTTTTTCAAGCTAGCACTATTTCTGGCATCATCTAAAAAACTTCGTTCTTTCGTATCAGAGGGCAGCGAATCAGCACCGTCCATAGATTTTTCATTTTGTGGAGAGGTGGGAGTTTCTTCCGTTGATTTATCATCAGGGATTTCACTGCTGAATTCAAACTCTTCAGGGACTTCTTCTATCTCAAGATCCAGAATCTCCTCAGGTTCGATGATTTGATCATCAGAGTCTTCTTCAGAATCCAAATCATGAGGTAAATCAATAGAAATGACATCATCTTCAATATCATCAATTTCTAAATCCTCAGGTTCTGTTAAAACCCCTTCAAAATCATCAGGTATTTCATCTAAATCAATTTCAATACTCTCTGTTTCATCAGCACTTTCCTCTGAAGATTCATCTTCTGGTATTGCCAATGCTTCAAGAGAATTGAGATCGATCTCTTCTGTTCCAGGAAGAACATCGTCATCTTCAAAAAATGAGTCTGATTGATCAAGAATAGAATCAATTGAATCTAGTTCTTCTTGCATTTCTGTGTTCAAATCGAGAGAATCATCAAGTTTCAATTCGTCCAAATCCATATTGTCTTCATCATTTGAAGACGTCTCATTTTCAGAAAAATCAGATATATCAAGTGTAATTTCATCCTCAGATTCTGTAATATTTGGTACATTATCACCTATTTCAAGATCATCAAAATCATGTACATCAGGTAAAGATGAAGAATCGAGACTTATATTGATATCAGAGTCATCGGAATCAACATCTGTCAGATCGATAGTAGGTGAGTCTTTCAGATCCTCCACAGAAAATTCATCCAAGTCATCCGAAATTGTAATTTCATCCAGTTCTGATAGATCTGTAGAAGACTCATCCATTGATTCAGAAGGATCGTCCATCTCTAGATCAACAATCTCTCCTTCATCATATTCATCACCATTTTCATCTGAAAGCTTCAAGTCAAAATCAAAATCTTCTGGTTCATCTTCTTCTATTGGATCACTAACTGCATCCTCTTCAAGATCAAACGCATCTAGAGAAATTTCTTCAATATCATCAAAAGAGATATCTTCTTTAGTTGATGTTTTATCCTCTGAATCATCTAAACCGAATTCTTCTAGAGAAACATCTTCTGGTTCAAGAATATCTAAGTCATTTACAGTTGTCGGTTCTTTTTCTGCTGTATCAGCAGTTAAATCAAGAACCAGTTCTTCATCGTCGAAGGGTTGCTCTTCGACGTCGAGAGAGATCTCATCATCCATTGAAAAATCATCTATGGAGAGCTCCTCATCGTCATCTAGTGATATTTCTTCGATCTCCAGTGATAACTCTTCATCTTCCAGGGAGAGTTCTTCAACATCCAGTGATAATTCATCGTCGTCCAGTGATAATTCATCGTCATCCAGTGATAATTCATCGTCATCCAGTGATAATTCATCGTCATCCAGTGATAATTCATCGTCATCCAGTGATAATTCATCGTCATCCAGTGATAATTCATCGTCATCCAGTGATAATTCATCGTCATCCAGTGATAATTCATCGTCATCCAGTGATAATTCATCGTCATCCAGTGATAATTCATCGTCGTCCAGGGAAAGCTCTTCAACATCCAATGATAATTCATCGTCGTCTAGTGAAAGATCTTCATCATCGAAGTTTATATCACTCACAGCAATGTCATCATCTGCTGAATCGCTATCATCAAAAGTTAAATCATCCAGAGAGAGATCCTCTGTTTCTAGAAAAGACTCGTCAAGAAGATCTTCATTTTCGGGTTCAGAAAGAATTGATAAACCGGGATCTTCCTGGTTTAAATCATTATTCGCTACATCTTCAACGGTCATTTCAGCGGTGTTGAAGATATTATCCAGCTCATCTCCAGTGAGAACGATAGACTCGTCATCATCTTCATCAAAGAAACCACTTCCACTTCCATCAACAGATTCATCGCTATTAGAATCGTTAGAGTAGGGTTGTTTGATCAATTGATTTCGTATATCAAGTATTTCACTTTTAATCGTTGATAATTCCTGTTCTATTTTCCCTAATAATTCAGTTTGTTTTTCAACCAAACTGAGGGCTACTTCAGATTCCTGTGTTGAATTATCAGAATGAATTTTGTCATCCTTTGTTGATGATTCCTCTTGTGAGATCTCAAGATTATGATCGATCATAAAATCATCTGCGGCCTGAATATCACCGTCATCTAAATCTATGGAAGAGTCATCCTTATCCCATGGAACTTCATCCAGCGCATCGTCCGAGGGACTCCAGCTGTCTTCGGCCATAGAAATGAGTTCATCCTCTTCTTCTGGTGAAATCAGATCATCTCCAAAATCGTCAAGATCAGGAAGATCATAATCTTCTTCAGTATCCATCATATCATCTTCGAAATCTAAAAAGTCATCACTTCTATCTAGATCATTTAGATTAAAATCATCCATTTCTGAGTCCATTTCAGATTCGTTGATGTCTAAATCAAGATCATCAAAGTTTAAATCATCCAGACTTTCTTCTTCTAAAGAAACAGATCCAGATACAACACCTGGGATGTCTTTGAGATCTTTTTTAACCCATGTGCCGTAGTTTTCAAGTTCACCATTATTGTTATCTATTTCCCTGGCCATTCACTGCTCCTGTATCCAGAATAATAAACCTTTAATGAATTATCGGAAACCCAACCTGAAAAGTTGAATATAACAATCATTTTATATCATTTTACCAGATTATGCCTGTCTGGTGTTAAGGTTTTTGCAGAATATCCGTAAATGATAAATATGATTACCATGAAGTATTATTGGCCTTTAATGGCTGCCCTTATCATTTATACGGTTCTCAGTTTTTTTTGGGGTAAAACAGGCATTCAATCTATCATTGAAATGGAAAGGGTGAGAAGTCAACTAGAGTTGAATCTAAACGAATTAAATCAAATTAACAATCAATTAAATGAAGACCTGGGGTCATTGAGCAGTGATCCTGAACGCATTGCCATACAATCTAGAAATTTAGGCTACATTCAGGACAATGAAAGAATCCTGTTTATGAATTTAAACGGATTAAGCGCTTCTAAAATGAATGTGGGTAAAATCCTTCATCTGGAACAAAAGATGGAGAAACCAGAACAATCATTCAAATGGATAGCATTCATTACTTTTCTAAGTGGCTCTCTTCTTGCCTTTATTTCTGATCGAAAAAAAGAAATCATTAATCAATGACTTTAACTCTCTGACCACTTAACTCCTGTGGCAAAGGCGGTTTAGCTAATTGTTCACGAAATAGATTTTCTCGTCTATAGAGCAGCTCCATGGGAATTTGGTAAGCATCTTCTAGGTAATCTCTTGTGAGAACCTCAGAAGAAGGGCCAGTAATGATTGAATGATCTTTACTAAAAAGTAATGCATTATCAGAGTATTTTAGAGATAAATCTAATTCATGTATGGAAAAGTACAACGTTTTATTTCTGTTATGTGCGAAATCTTCCAGATATTCAAGAATCTTCTCTTTCCACTTGTCTTCCAGTGCAAAAATGGGTTCATCCATCATTATGTAAGGAGAACCATAAAGAAGACTAAAGGCAATGGATATTTTCTGCATATCCCCTTTGCTGTTTTCCTGAAATCTTTTACCAAGACATGAATCTAATTCAAAGTTCATTATGATATCTTCAACTAAATTTCCATCATCATTCTGCCCCTGCTCATATACAAAATCTAAGAGGGCACCAATTTTTTCTTCCGTTTCAAATTCCATATTCTGGTAAATAAATGAAATCAATCTGTTTCGACTTTCTTCATCATTCATAAGACTTGTATCGATACCATTTACCTGTACAGATCCCGCGGTGGGGCGTATGCGCCCCCCAGCCAGTAGCAAGAGAGTACTTTTTCCCGTTCCATTTTGACCGACAAGAGTTGTCATACCAGCTGGCAATTGGAGTGTTATATCTTTGAATACTGCTAATTCTTCACTTTCATAGGAAAATGAAACGTTATTCAATTCAATCATCTTTATTTCTTTCCTCGATTCAGTTTCTGATATTCGGCTATGGTATTCATGGGAGGACGTTCGGCTTCTGGGATGTTGTATTCTACCGCTTCGAAAATTTCATCTTTCACTTGAAACTGTCTGAAAATGGTTGGTAAATCAACAACATCCTGAATCATACCATACTGAAGCAATCTATTGAGAAATGTTTGAAGTATCCCAAAAGACATTTTCCCAAGAGCTCTGGTCGTCTGATTCCGATGCACACGCTGATCCAGATCTGTTTGAGCAAAAGCACTCATTCCAAACTGGTGATAGACATCAAGAATGTGAGACGTTTCAACACCATACCCAATAGGGAATGGTATGCTTTCAAGGACTTCCCGCCTAACTGCATACTCTCCAGACAGAGGTTGAATAATCGCTGTTAATTCCGGAAAAAATAGCGAAAAGAGGGGCCGCGTCAATATTTCGGTTACACGACCGCCCCCTGATGGCCTGATACTGTCTGAAAACGCCAGAGGACGGTCATAAAATGCCTTTACATATTGAACTTCGGGACGTTTGATCAGCGGCCCAACCATGCCATACACAAAACGGGGATGAATATTTTTTATATCTGCATCGATGTAAACGATGATATCCCCTTTGAGCTGATAAATCGCTTTCCAAAGATTTTCACCTTTGCCTTTCATAGGCTCAAGATCAGGAAGAATATCTGACGCCAGATATGTATCCGCACCAAAAGATGAGGCAATCTCAAGGGTCTTATCATCAGAACCTGAGTCAATGACCGCTATTTCATCGAGCAGAGGATATC of Oceanispirochaeta crateris contains these proteins:
- a CDS encoding ribonuclease Z — its product is MEVFVLGTGGMMPLPGRNLTSVLLRREGDLFLFDCGEGTQVSLRKLNLRWKKITTIFISHTHADHITGLPGILMLSSQVERTEPLTIIGPPKIREYVETSRQVLDMYVNYEIIIKEIEEPEKPGIVYETDDLIIRSVPLNHSKVCVGYVLEEKDRPGVFFPDKAKEAGVPCGPLWSQLQNGQSVQLEDGRTVDSTQVMGQMRKGRKFSFVTDTAFVPSLPKEVEGSDLFICEGMFDLSLSASAREKKHLTSHQAATIAEKAGNIKKMGLIHYSPRYTERELRNLLKEAREVFPDTFLCRDRMKLEIPYEE
- a CDS encoding GGDEF domain-containing protein, whose amino-acid sequence is MKKAITTVHTIIVILGLLATAAWSATYLYNQRQFNSEKNNQRIPSLVKEVTNSLSSSETLYNKDFGDEIKRIFSENEDITALTIYSYDTGIEYFYSRNGQVSIINSANGISQNPEYKGLSFSNSIGSIPLSIKDKPGTNADFIFTVLPRTSIFYVLKISLLAVIILFVITLILIVAFSLSKSKNEDEDEDEDEDIPEWEKNDSQSDPSSLDSMHSNDGFDDYDSESQTQSEGSDDFASSSDFSLDDDLGLDSMEDDKNLNDLSIDSADSFDDLDFGDVDEFDSDDLNLEDTIPDIPDSEDLVGMDHEELPSSDSMDDLDNDFDLPEEEDLFDDMSSDDFDLNQEEIPPVSTSSTPSLYNPETGLGWESFMEERLGLELERSASFDQDLVLLMIRSQSADKEDMDKISSIIKDVYSYQDLIFEAGHDSLALIEPNKDLDEAILGIQSLFKRFETEMDISGIKCGLSSRNGRLITGKRLIKEADSSLNKADDENPIVGFRSDPEKFRDFLSHSS
- the amrB gene encoding AmmeMemoRadiSam system protein B; the protein is MDIRKMMLPEGWYPHNPHHAELQIDNWKRNIQPLNKKIVSGIGPHAGWFFSGKQAFQLVSSIPKETQLLIIAGGHLNRGLKNRILNFANFETPFGSLKLDKEASNALCSDFTSDYDSDNTVEIYLPLIKYIFPHIKILPVRLTPETSAVQWGVACQNYCRNHNISAFFLGSTDLSHYGNRFGYTEFGDDLQSRRIVKSYDQQFLDSLCVMNTDLSLEIVESHHTACSAGAALGACGFAQSAGIEGGEIIEQRYSYDLIPDDSNEFVGYGTVAYS
- a CDS encoding motility associated factor glycosyltransferase family protein, producing the protein MKNDFLDKNLLCLSQTSPEAAHLISRSNDSPHVHFITARDGSLVPVLSNSGSDKPLHSRFNPIKEGRRFSSSQNTAGTILAYGLGGAYHLLPLLENQNLVSLLIIDTEPEIIRAILREMDLSSLFLDKRVSIWISRNAEDFKPFLLSRYIPVLSGDLQSISLRPRVDNTSDFFHRVADVVKESISTITDDYTVQTHFGKKWFVNTLTNLKASEETTLTLNPVKKVQITAAGPSLEKQIDHLLQYRNESTLIATDTSLPVLLSHGIKPDMVISIDCQHISYHHFMQGYPEDIPLILDLASPPFLTRIAKKYFFFTSDHPFSNYVSRNFRSFPRIDTSGGNVTHAALSLAESLGAKQISLFGTDFSYPYGKPYSRGSYIFPYFQKQSSRMDGIESQFLSFVLHNQSLDREKFPGGFRYISKPMIHYKTCLENKANSMNAFIENIRGDGVHLDFIQNQKGTSGDFRMMSAGIPFQSRSDFLHSFAREIHDFPVIDTSLIEFLSSLTHNQKGTLMSILPAAAHFRKNCSTGEEALNLARKWTLELLKRKVFYE
- a CDS encoding 6-hydroxymethylpterin diphosphokinase MptE-like protein → MSQSGTPTARINNKYLHSKYDPLKEARLFVNNFIQDKSYSKNKLIIVLEPGLGYLLNELSLIHPQNLIFSVFFHSNTYQYCSEKGVLDNIFSYAPNMNDSLTTVLDKTLTRLNMRDIIFLEWPASKYLFPDECKHIRYKILEHLRILQGNEITKRQFSKLWICNGIRNYLRHDYSTCIASPLDRAVILAASGPSLENHIDRIQELQKDYFIVALPSSLSILKEYDIIPDILFTTDPGFYAREHLKYLDPSTLCIAPVTASFRDNQNHLAGINQGSYIESLLFKNNELPFLAEMGTVAATALTFLKEICTHPIYIAGLDFCIKDIKMHAEPHSFKSIILKNENRFFPGVSSYFNRANDMAYKIENHFRYSKSMDTYSAWFRNQKFPDNFLRLSPIQVNLPFKTKNTIPSISMKGTKQIVLKRSIHYPNLRERIRKISELRSSLNHELHQFEKSSVPTQFLNQTSSELFPEFSISDNPEEIISRMKLFLHKIGQLI
- a CDS encoding septum formation initiator family protein, with the protein product MINMITMKYYWPLMAALIIYTVLSFFWGKTGIQSIIEMERVRSQLELNLNELNQINNQLNEDLGSLSSDPERIAIQSRNLGYIQDNERILFMNLNGLSASKMNVGKILHLEQKMEKPEQSFKWIAFITFLSGSLLAFISDRKKEIINQ
- a CDS encoding ABC transporter ATP-binding protein: MIELNNVSFSYESEELAVFKDITLQLPAGMTTLVGQNGTGKSTLLLLAGGRIRPTAGSVQVNGIDTSLMNDEESRNRLISFIYQNMEFETEEKIGALLDFVYEQGQNDDGNLVEDIIMNFELDSCLGKRFQENSKGDMQKISIAFSLLYGSPYIMMDEPIFALEDKWKEKILEYLEDFAHNRNKTLYFSIHELDLSLKYSDNALLFSKDHSIITGPSSEVLTRDYLEDAYQIPMELLYRRENLFREQLAKPPLPQELSGQRVKVID
- a CDS encoding glucosyl-3-phosphoglycerate synthase — protein: MKINSWLKDNTYHHSNFEDLKELIEEKEKQGLTISLCIPTLNEEKTIGKEVVMFKSELMNRYPLLDEIAVIDSGSDDKTLEIASSFGADTYLASDILPDLEPMKGKGENLWKAIYQLKGDIIVYIDADIKNIHPRFVYGMVGPLIKRPEVQYVKAFYDRPLAFSDSIRPSGGGRVTEILTRPLFSLFFPELTAIIQPLSGEYAVRREVLESIPFPIGYGVETSHILDVYHQFGMSAFAQTDLDQRVHRNQTTRALGKMSFGILQTFLNRLLQYGMIQDVVDLPTIFRQFQVKDEIFEAVEYNIPEAERPPMNTIAEYQKLNRGKK